In the genome of Gordonia rubripertincta, one region contains:
- a CDS encoding sterol desaturase family protein, which produces MLEFLPEPMREPTVIAIPFFLAMLAIEWFAAAKLEHDHDDEGAPAPGAYETRDARASVMMGVVSIGTSAFWKLLGLLAYTALFTYVAPWHLPMNQWYSWVIAFVAVDFIYYWVHRVSHRVRIVWATHQAHHSSEYFNFATALRQKWNISAAIVMWLPLPLLGVPPALVFFAYSLNLIYQFWIHTEHINKMWAPFEYVFNTPSHHRVHHGRDPEYLDRNYGGVFIIWDRMFGSFTPEGRRPRYGLTKPVDTYNIWRLETHEYVAIARDVKSTSSWRARLGYIFGPPGWTPKTGASTTEPMASGTDDESVSPENEPVSPPS; this is translated from the coding sequence GTGTTGGAGTTCTTGCCGGAACCGATGCGCGAGCCGACGGTGATCGCGATCCCGTTCTTCCTCGCGATGCTGGCCATCGAGTGGTTCGCTGCGGCCAAGCTCGAGCACGATCACGACGACGAGGGTGCTCCGGCCCCCGGCGCCTACGAGACCCGGGATGCGCGCGCGAGCGTGATGATGGGCGTCGTCTCGATCGGGACCAGCGCCTTCTGGAAACTTCTCGGGCTGCTCGCCTACACCGCCCTGTTCACGTATGTCGCGCCGTGGCACCTGCCGATGAACCAGTGGTATTCGTGGGTCATCGCGTTCGTGGCGGTGGACTTCATCTACTACTGGGTGCACCGGGTGTCGCACCGCGTGCGCATCGTGTGGGCGACCCATCAGGCACATCACTCCAGCGAGTACTTCAACTTTGCCACCGCGCTGCGCCAGAAGTGGAACATCAGCGCGGCGATCGTGATGTGGCTGCCGCTCCCCTTGCTCGGGGTCCCGCCGGCCCTCGTGTTCTTCGCGTACTCGTTGAACCTCATCTACCAGTTCTGGATTCACACCGAACACATCAACAAGATGTGGGCGCCGTTCGAGTACGTGTTCAACACCCCGTCGCATCACCGTGTACATCACGGACGCGATCCCGAGTACCTCGACCGCAACTACGGCGGCGTCTTCATCATCTGGGACCGGATGTTCGGATCCTTCACCCCGGAGGGTCGCCGCCCGCGCTACGGACTGACCAAACCGGTGGACACTTACAACATCTGGCGACTCGAGACGCACGAGTACGTGGCGATCGCCCGCGACGTGAAGTCGACGTCGAGCTGGCGAGCACGCCTCGGTTACATCTTCGGCCCGCCCGGGTGGACGCCGAAGACGGGCGCGTCGACCACCGAACCGATGGCATCGGGCACCGATGACGAGTCGGTCAGCCCGGAGAACGAGCCGGTCAGCCCGCCATCGTGA